One window of the Babesia microti strain RI chromosome IV, complete genome genome contains the following:
- a CDS encoding hypothetical protein (overlaps_old_locusTagID:BBM_III07630;~overlaps_old_locusTagID:BBM_III07635), whose protein sequence is MKKKQNLITENWHSVGRSEIGILDTPSDSYIVEKTVIGIAKLDFCFKIYQLKLKLLFIDKFFNMDNLTRELHREASIRVITKCVESFFNKDIIWSLEMLKWNFDQKYVLEEFSNTFEVFDSSECDKFVDHIVVDKNANLESNIKEVSDKINNGNNVSSAINFEENIEDKELSIEDNIIVMGVAQCNGGSFKDQMVLKCSETTLSSIKSEDSEFKTADRSEIGVLMLHFVISKIILKKKNQVWWKIVINYCECQLKESRLELLRNAKIKIKRGKFQIASNLVKSNISLVEIQFKQWAFWKMNDTLHTRDNFGNNHSEKTLENVFPSGIIANIPFLNQTPFLDLAVKSAIHK, encoded by the exons atgaaaaaaaaacaaaatttgattacAGAAAATTGGCACAGTGTAGGTAGATCGGAAATTGGAATTCTGGATACACCTTCAGATTCATATATCGTAGAAAAAACTGTAATTGGGATTGCTAAGTTAgatttttgttttaaaatatatcagcTTAAGTTGAAACTATTGTTCATAGataaattcttcaatatGGACAATTTGACCAGAGAATTGCACAGAGAAGCTTCTATAAGAGTTATTACAAAATGTGTAGAATCTTTTTTTAATAAGGACATTATATGGTCATTAGAAATGCTGAAATGGAATTTTGATCAAAAATACGTTTTAGAAGAATTCTCAAATACATTTGAAGTTTTTGATAGTTCAgaatgtgataaatttgtggatCATATTGTAGttgataaaaatgcaaaTCTTGAGAGCAATATAAAAGAAGTTAGtgataaaatcaataatgGTAATAATGTTTCATCTGCgataaattttgaagaaAATATTGAGGATAAAGAATTAAGTATAGAAGATAATATTATAGTAATGGGCGTTGCTCAATGTAATGGTGGGTCTTTTAAAGATCAAATGgtattaaaatgttcagAAACAACATTATCATCCATTAAATCAGAGGACTCGGAATTCAAAACAGCGGATAGAAGCGAGATAGGAGTGCTCATGTTACATTTTGTTATTAgtaaaatcattttaaaaaaaaaGAA tcAAGTTTGGTGGAagattgtaattaattattgtgaGTGTCAATTGAAAGAATCTAGATTAGAATTGCTTAGGAAC GCAAAGATAAAGATCAAACGGGGCAAATTTCAGATTGCATCGAATTTAgtaaaatcaaatatatcttTAGTTGAAATACAATTCAAACAATGGGCattttggaaaatgaaTGATACATTGCATACACgtgataattttggtaATAACCACAGTGAAAAAACACTAGAAAATGTGTTTCCATCGGGGATAATTGCCAATATTCCATTTCTAAATCAAACACCCTTTCTAGACTTGGCAGTAAAGAGTGCCATACATAAATGA
- a CDS encoding hypothetical protein (overlaps_old_locusTagID:BBM_III07625), producing MVNSQLLKDLEILAGNDVDSRSKAIADIIEIVSKNKIDNVVCTKYKNSLCKNNEVLNYLLNRLIRGISSGRHSARIGFAICLSLTIKKWQILLFPDEILKVFFKFTDVNKNDSKREVKDSMLGMIWGSFAFHQGDMIRLMSDERISELIERLAQVCFKRPPFTQCASLVLFLIARDSSKINYIPKDFEDLQTEILIARENHFELKSNDLWERIKLNLLKVSNLYPLIPISWFAAFEYLNNPDEFFNLWYLFSSEIFTKYQSNEITFIAILFSPVILLLSIEKPNGIYNFFKNGLDFIKYLACPKGTLMEVSQSSLNTISSILGKMEHSNEILNSFITLSTLLGHRLISSINISFSSFDILEYIYAADVDNRLYKLFLSIEDSITFSVPINEIIQRVDFFMWFANYSKRYSFNIVSIISKQTIKLYGKNALIYAKVLNRLLSSKKFELFKDEINYYQSEALHSCFMVSEWYNSCISDSKIMKGISKVLLKAQNHEKSDKLLSKLALKLVMCSGSSPEIGLAHTIGFIIWNEKSIYLPKSLLYELVDPDLNLLEYFKTTHHVEEDVVLDEYGITSILMRDDPFVKKLRSSTPSKWSFEHIERRMTCLEMLRIYINSWIKADNKTGILNQKITLEIIISLFGAFVKSFLKDYSSNTNNLKSFSDKLQNVIMQIVKLLKFNHPRQYRIKISQKRIFELCNTSKMDKNSTSKVLNLGIKLLRILDEYNKDKNVKIGGINLVNKCISHRSYGGSALLLLATNLPRVFTNFDLDKARVPTLAGLALEAATKASKNRNVDRADFMPQLNSVLEYLRKKYVSSSVPNCIDKGLRKFSRSINPNNSMLEGANVKF from the exons atggtTAACTCTCAGCTTTTGAAAGACTTGGAAATCCTAGCTGGAAATGATGTCGATAGTCGTTCAAAGGCCATTGCTGACATTATAGAAATTGTTTCCAAGAATAAGATTGATAATGTTGTATGtactaaatataaaaatagtcTATGTAAGAATAATGAGgttttgaattatttattgaataGACTT attCGTGGTATATCATCTGGCCGTCATTCTGCTCGAATAGGATTCGCAATATGCTTATCGTTaactattaaaaaatggcaaattttacTTTTCCCTGATGAAATTCTAAAGGTATTCTTCAAATTCACAGATGtaaacaaaaatgattCTAAGAGGGAAGTTAAAG attctATGCTTGGTATGATTTGGGGGTCATTTGCGTTTCATCAGGGGGATATGATTCGATTGATGAGTGATGAAAGAATTTCTGAATTAATTGAAAGGTTAGCTCAAGTTTGTTTTAAAAGGCCTCCTTTCACTCAATGTGCTTCTCTtgttttatttttgattgcAAGGGATTCTTCCAAGATTAATTATATCCCTAAGGATTTTGAAGATTTACAAACAGAAATATTGATAGCGAGAGAGAATCACTTTGAATTAAAATCTAATGATTTATGGGAAAGGATTAAATTGAATCTTTTAAAGGTTTCCAATTTATACCCATTAATTCCTATTTCATGGTTTGCCGcttttgaatatttaaataatcctgatgaattttttaatcttTGGTATCTATTTTCTTCTGAAATCtttacaaaatatcaatCCAATGAAATCACATTTATAGCTATCTTGTTTTCGCCAGTAATATTACTATTATCTATAGAAAAGCCTAatggtatatataatttctttaaaaatggattagattttataaaatatttagcgTGTCCTAAAGGAACACTTATGGAAGTATCACAATCATCTCTTAACACAATTTCATCGATTCTTGGTAAAATGGAACATTCTAATGAAATACTGAATTCATTCATTACACTTTCAACGCTATTAGGTCACCGCCTTATATCAtctattaatatatcattttctaGTTTTGACATTCTTGAATACATCTATGCCGCAGATGTTGATAATAGACtgtataaattgtttttgtCAATTGAAGATTCTATCACATTTTCCGTTCctataaatgaaattatccAACGTGTAGACTTCTTCATGTGGTTTGCAAACTACAGTAAACGTTACAGCTTCAATATTGTGTCCATAATTTCCAAGCAAActatcaaattatatggTAAAAATGCGCTTATATATGCTAAAGTCCTAAACAGGCTATTGTCATCAAAAAAGTTTGAATTATTCAAGGATGAgattaattattatcaaaGTGAAGCTTTACATTCGTGTTTCATGGTTTCAGAATGGTATAACTCTTGTATATCTGACtctaaaattatgaaaGGAATATCAAAAGTTCTTTTGAAAGCACAAAATCATGAAAAATCTGACAAATTACTTTCAAAACTTGCTTTGAAATTGGTAATGTGTTCAGGATCTAGTCCAGAGATTGGTTTAGCTCATACCATAGGatttataatttggaaTGAAAAATCTATTTATTTACCTAAATCCCTATTATATGAACTAGTTGATCCcgatttaaatttattagaaTACTTCAAAACAACACATCATGTTGAAGAAGATGTTGTGTTGGATGAATATGGCATTACATCAATATTAATGCGAG atGATCCATTTGTAAAGAAATTAAGATCTTCCACTCCATCTAAATGGTCATTTGAGCACATTGAGAGGAGAATGACTTGCTTGGAAATGCttagaatatatataaattcatgGATTAAGGCTGATAATAAGACCGGGATTTTGAATCAAAAAATCACTTtagaaattattatatcacTATTTGGAGCATTtgttaaatcatttttaaaagATTATTCAAGCAATACTAATAACTTGAAATCATTTTCTGATAAATTGCAAAATGTCATTATGCAAATTGTAAAGCTTTTGAAGTTCAATCATCCACGGCAATATAGGATCAAAATCTCTCAAAAAAgaatatttgaattgtgTAACACAAGTAAAATGGATAAAAATTCCACGTCAAAAGTTCTCAATTTAGGGATTAAGTTATTGAGGATTTTGGACGAATACAATAAAGACAAGAATGTAAAAATCGGTGGCATtaatttggtaaataaGTGTATTAGCCATCGTAGTTATGGAGGATCTGCTCTATTACTGCTTGCTACGAATCTGCCAAGAGTAttcacaaattttgacCTTGATAAAGCTAGGGTACCGACCCTTGCGGGATTGGCTTTGGAAGCTGCTACTAAGGCTAGTAAAAATCGCAATGTTGATAGAGCGGACTTCATGCCACAACTAAATAGTGTATTGGAGTATCTAAGAAAGAAATATGTTTCTTCATCTGTGCCAAATTGTATTGATAAAGGGTTGAGGAAGTTTTCTCGTTCCATTAACCCAAACAACAGTATGCTCGAGGGTGCAAATGTAAAATTCTAA
- a CDS encoding succinate dehydrogenase (ubiquinone) flavoprotein subunit (overlaps_old_locusTagID:BBM_III07650) — protein MIVSNRALKFSFHLKISGRHFSKTAYKIIDHKFDALVIGAGGAGLRASLELSSLGYKTACVSKVFPTRSHTVAAQGGINAALGNISKDDWRWHAYDTVKGSDWLGDQDAIQYMCREAPQTVIELERYGLPFSRTPDGHIYQRAFGGQSLEFGKGGQAYRCAAAADRTGHAMLHTLYGQSLSYDCKFFVEYFLLDLLMDNSDVPRCIGAICLDISSGTIHRFLSNSTIICTGGYGRCYKSCTSAHICTGDGNAAVSRVGLPLQDLEFVQFHPTGIFPAGCLITEGCRGEGGILRNSEGEGFMAQYAPTAKDLASRDVVSRAITVEINEGRGCGENKDHIHLDLTHLSPETIKERLPGISETAKIFAGVDVTIQYIPVLPTVHYNMGGIPTNWKAQVLTKVGQNEVIVQGLYAAGECASASVHGANRLGANSLLDICVFGKRAALTIKEMVKPGEKLPPLPPDSTEQTIQRFDSIRFSNSHDGIPTSQIRDKMQDAMQLHVSVFRTGESLKKGVEKIESICREFKNVRISDSSLIWNTDLLETLELENLLMLSYQTVVSALAREESRGAHSRDDFPERDDQMWRKHTLSWAKHRNVESTKIELDYRPVVDKTLDSEMDTIPPTKRKY, from the exons ATGATAGTTTCTAATAGagcattaaaattttctttCCATTTAAAGATATCGGGACGTCATTTTTCTAAGACTg catataaaataattgaccACAAATTTGATGCCCTTGTTATTGGAGCTGGAGGAGCTGGACTTAGAGCGTCATTAGAACTGTCTTCTTTGGGTTACAAAACAGCATGCGTATCAAAAGTATTTCCTACAAGATCACATACCGTTGCGGCACAG ggCGGAATAAATGCTGCTCTAggaaatatttcaaaagATGATTGGAGATGGCATGCGTATGATACGGTTAAAGGTTCGGATTGGCTTGGAGATCAGGACGCCATACAATATATGTGTAGAGAAGCTCCACAAACCGTAATAGAATTAGAAAGATATGGACTTCCATTTTCAAGGACACCAGATGGACATATATATCAACGAGCATTTGGCGGCCAAAGCTTGGAATTTGGGAAAGGTGGACAGGCATATAGATGTGCAGCAGCAGCGGATAGAACTGGCCATGCAATGCTGCACACATTATATGGCCAATCACTATCATAtgattgcaaattttttgtagaATATTTCTTATTAGATTTACTAATGGACAATTCCGATGTACCTAGATGCATTGGTGCAATATGCCTGGATATATCATCCGGTACTATTCATCGTTTCTTATCTAATAGTACGATTATCTGCACCGGTGGTTATGGAAGATGTTATAAATCTTGTACATCAGCACATATTTGCACTGGAGATGGAAATGCTGCGGTTTCCAGAGTCGGGTTACCATTACAAGATCTCGAATTTGTTCAATTCCATCCCACTG GTATCTTCCCCGCTGGATGTTTAATTACCGAAGGTTGCAGAGGTGAAGGTGGTATATTGAGGAATTCTGAGGGAGAAGGGTTTATGGCTCAATATGCACCCACTGCTAAAGATTTAGCTAGTAGAGATGTTGTTAGTAGGGCGATTACTGTTGAAATAAATGAAGGCCGTGGATGCGGTGAAAACAAAGATCATATACATTTAGATCTAACTCATTTATCACCAGAAACTATTAAGGAAAGATTGCCTGGAATATCTGAAACGGCAAAGATTTTTGCTGGGGTAGATGTCacaattcaatatatacCAGTATTGCCAACTGTACATTATAATATGGGTGGCATTCCTACCAATTGGAAAGCTCAAGTTTTAACTAAAGTTGGCCAAAATGAGGTCATAGTCCAGGGACTGTATGCTGCTGGTGAATGTGCCAGCGCAAGTGTTCATGGTGCCAATAGGCTTGGAGCAAATTCACTTTTGGATATTTGTGTTTTTGGCAAGCGCGCCGCTTTGACTATTAAGGAAATGGTTAAACCTGGAGAGAAACTACCACCGCTCCCTCCTGATTCTACTGAACAAACGATACAAAGGTTTGATTCCATTAGATTTTCTAATAGTCATGATGGAATCCCTACATCTCAAATCAGAGATAAAATGCAAGATGCTATGCAGTTACATGTGTCTGTTTTCAGAACTGGTGAGAGTCTGAAAAAAGGCGTTGAAAAGATTGAATCAATTTGTAGAGAATTTAAAAACGTAAGGATCTCTGATTCAAGTTTAATATGGAATACTGATTTGTTGGAAACGTTGGAACTTGAAAATCTCTTAATGTTATCATATCAAACTGTTGTATCAGCTTTGGCCAGAGAAGAATCCAGGGGCGCTCACTCTAGAGATGATTTCCCTGAGCGGGACGATCAGATGTGGAGAAAGCATACTTTATCATGGGCGAAACATAGGAATGTGGAATCTACTAAAATTGAACTGGATTATCGCCCTGTAGTGGATAAAACACTTGATAGTGAAATGGATACTATACCACCTACTAAACGAAAATATTAG
- a CDS encoding Iron-sulfur assembly protein IscA-like 2 mitochondrial (overlaps_old_locusTagID:BBM_III07630) — protein MNGVSRMLLATKSAIIKLQELYFKHGNKKALQLKVTSGGCSGFQYNFSLANPYNNLRIVSELPNCMPVVADDDSIMLVSGAKIDYVTSIVARKFILIDIPKVYSECSCGNSFETA, from the exons ATGAATGGGGTCAGTAGAATGCTATTGGCAACTAAATCtgcaattattaaactGCAAGAACTTTATTTTAAGCACGGAAATAAAAAGGCATTGCAATTGAAAGTAACAAGTGGTGGCTGTTCTGGGTTTCAATACAACTTTTCGTTGGCAAAtccatataataatttgag AATTGTATCAGAGCTCCCGAATTGTATGCCTGTAGTTGCCGATGATGATAGTATCATGTTGGTTTCTGGagcaaaaattgattatgtTACCAGTATTGTAGCTAGGAAGTTTATATTAATAGATATACCCAAAGTGTATTCCGAATGTTCATGCGGAAACAGCTTTGAAACCGCTTGA
- a CDS encoding 50S ribosomal protein L27 (overlaps_old_locusTagID:BBM_III07655), with translation MRFLFVLFNFTLVFTYIVQSFRLYAHKTGTGNTKNGRDSAPNFLGWKRTCNSYVYPGNVIIRQRGAKFKPDYGTIMGRDFTISAVRPGVVRVHHGKISVIDKEEALEELKKDEPMIATISKIWNS, from the exons ATGCGATTTTTGTTTGtccttttcaatttcacTTTGGTATTCACTTACATTGTTCAATCTTTTAGATTGTATGCCCATAAAACTGGTACTGGGAATACTAAAAATGGGCGTGACAGTGCTCCAAATTTCTTAGGATGGAAACGTACGTGTAATAGTTATGTGTACCCTGgtaatgtaataattagaCAGCGGGGGGCTAAGTTTAAACCTGATTatg gCACAATTATGGGAAGagattttacaatttccGCAGTTAGACCAGGTGTAGTAAGGGTACACCATGGTAAGATAAGTGTAATAGACAAGGAAGAAGCATTGGAAGAGTTGAAAAAAGATGAACCTATGATAGCAACTATAAGTAAAATATGGAATTCCTAA
- a CDS encoding DEAD/DEAH box helicase (overlaps_old_locusTagID:BBM_III07640) has translation MSHIFRELCYGTKLSLKRNNNYVYKEKIENDISGKSNSDLSSSSNGTDHVKSIGSSHFSDEPPSESYLKTQRITITNPQNSEIPAKWPLLLNFSHLNSLLTSLGNLDSKSNYKLPNSAPKWLFNNIRNNMNLSLTTPIQQIGIPAALLGSDILGISPTGSGKTLAYLIPLLIKLQAFNISNWNPQKLSIRSLIIAHTRELAHQIDKIILLLTGFGIKCSVLRKKNTELTRLDICISTPLTLIKLLRDGNINLNYCKILIMDEADKLFDLGFESQIDEILSFLPKENVQRLLFSATMHGKVRKLVNSIMIDYYKILVGTENAACTNIAQELICVTNEAGKLYTLRQMFLDGKLPPPVLVFISSREKVDKVFKQLANDGIQVAKLSAMLSKKERDATIQALRTGMIWILLCTDILARGVDFPQVSCVVNFDIPTKTQVYIHRVGRTGRAGRKGRALTFYTIADIPKLRPLTRIMKLSECELPDFILEF, from the exons ATGTCACATATATTTAGAGAACTATGTTATGGAACGAAGCTATCATTAAAaagaaataataattacgTTTATAAagaaaaaattgaaaatgatatatcaGGAAAATCGAACAGTGACTTAAGCTCTTCCTCAAATGGTACGGACCATGTAAAATCAATTGGATCAAGCCACTTTTCAGATGAGCCTCCATCAGaatcatatttaaaaacCCAAAGAATAACCATTACTAATCCGCAAAATTCAGAAATACCTGCAAAATGGCCATTGCTGCTCAATTTCTCTCATCTGAATAGCCTTCTAACATCCTTAGGCAATTTGGATTCTAAAtctaattataaattaccaaACTCCGCACCTAAATGGctatttaataatattagaaataatatgaatttatcattaacAACACCAATCcaacaaatt GGCATACCGGCAGCGTTGTTAGGATCTGATATACTGGGCATTTCGCCTACTGGTTCGGGGAAAACATTAGCATATCTAATTccattattaattaaactCCAGGCATTCAACATTAGCAATTGGAATCCACAAAAACTTTCGATACGATCACTCATTATAGCACATACCAGGGAATTAGCCCATCAAAtcgataaaattattctcTTACTAACAGGTTT TGGAATAAAATGTTCAGTTTTACGAAAAAAAAACACCGAACTTACAAGGCTTGACATTTGTATATCAACTCCACtaacattaataaaattacttCGTGATGGAAAt atcaatttgaattattgtaaaatattaatcatGGATGAAGCggataaattgtttgatttggg CTTCGAATCACAAATAGATGAAATCttatcatttttaccaAAAGAAAATGTTCAAAGGTTACTATTTAGTGCTACAATGCATGGAAAGGTTAGAAAGCTAGTCAATTCAATTATGATagattattataaaatattggtTGGAACTGAGAATGCAGCATGTACTAATATTGCACAAGAACTTATTTGTGTAACAAATGAAGCAGGGAAGCTGTATACACTTCGGCAAATGTTTTTAGATGGCAAATTGCCACCCCCAGTACTTGTATTCATAAGTTCAAGGGAAAA AGTTGATAAGGTATTTAAACAACTTGCCAACGATGGGATACAAGTTGCTAAACTTAGCGCTATGTTAAGTAAGAAGGAACGCGATGCTACAATACAAGCTCTGCGCACAGGGATG ATTTGGATTTTACTTTGTACAGATATTTTGGCACGTGGAGTTGATTTCCCTCAAGTATCATGTgtggtaaattttgatataccAACAAAAACCCAGGTTTATATTCATCGAGTCGGTAGAACCGGAAGAGCTGGTAGAAAGGGGAGG gCATTAACATTTTATACCATTGCAGACATTCCAAAATTGAGGCCATTAACAAGAATAATGAAACTATCAGAGTGCGAGTTACCCGATTTTATACttgaattttaa